Genomic segment of Kibdelosporangium phytohabitans:
TGCGGGCAAGTCGGTGGTCCTGCGTGCCGAGATGCCGGTGATCGTGCTCATCGCCAACGTGCCGCATCCGATCGACCCGCGCCCCGCCTACACCGTGACCCCGCTGCAGGTGCTCGCCTGGCGCGCGCAGCCGACCACGCCGGACAGCCCGGAGTGGAACGCCAGCCCCGAGGGGCGCAGGGCCTTCGAGAACACCGCCGACTACCTCACCGCCAGGGGGATCGCGTGACCACCGTGCAGAATGACGTCGTGCTGGACACCGAGGTCGCGGCCCGCGCCCCGTTCTCGACGGTGGTCAAGACCGGTCAGGTGCTGAGCATCATCGACCTCGGCGGCAACCAGGCGGTCGACTTCCTGGCCTACGACGCCGGCGACACCAGCAAGCGCTACAGCGCCGCGGTCACGATCGCCGCGCAGCGCAACATCTTCCTCACCACCGGAAGCGTCCTGCGTACCCAGGAAGGCGCGCCGCTGCTGACCGTCGTCGCCGACACGTGCGGCAGGCACGACACGCTCGGCGGCGCGTGCAGCAAGGAATCCAACACCCTGCGCTACGGCCAGCACACGCGTCACCAGCACGCGTGCGTGGAGAACTTCCTGACCGAGGGCGCTCGCTGGGGACTGGGCAAGCGCGACCTCGTCAGCAACGTCAACTGGTACATGAACGTGCCCGTCGAGGAGGACGGCACGCTGGGCATCGTCGACGGCATCTCCGCGCCCGGACTGGAAGTCCAGCTGCGGGCGGAGACCGACACGCTGGTCATCGTGTCGAACTGCCCGCAGATCAACAACCCCTGCAACGGTTTCGACCCGACCCCGGTGCGGATGGTCGTCACCGGCGGCGGTGCCGGGTGAGACTGCTTGTCGCCAATCGCGGCGAGATCGCCACCCGGGTCCTGCGCAGCGCCCGTGGACTGGGCGTCCCGACCGTCGCGGTCTACTCCGACGCCGACCGCACCGCACCGCACGTGCGCATGGCCGACCAGGCCGTACGGCTCGGCCCGGCCGCCGCCCGCGAGAGCTACCTCGACGCGGGCGCGGTCGTCCAGGCCGCGCTGGACACCGGCGCGGACGCGATCCACCCCGGTTACGGTTTCCTTTCCGAGGACGCGGCCTTCGCCCGTGCCGTGGAGAAGGCGGGCATCGCGTTCGTGGGGCCGTCACCGGACCACCTGGACGTGTTCGGCAGCAAACACACCGCGCGGGAGAAGGCGATCGCGGCCGGTGTGCCGCTGCTGCCCGGGACCGGGTTGCTGGCGACTGTGGACGAAGCGCTGGACGCGGCCGACCTGATCGGCTACCCGGTGATGCTCAAGGCCACCGGCGGCGGTGGCGGTATCGGCATGCGCGCCTGCCACGACCCGGCGGCCCTGCGGGCGGCGTGGGACTCGGTGCAGAGCATCGCGGCCAAGAGCTTCGCCACGTCAGGGGTTTTCCTCGAGCGGCTGGTGGAACGGGCGCGGCACGTCGAAGTGCAGATCTTCGGCGACGGCGCGGGCCACGTGCTGGCGCTCGGCACCCGTGACTGCACCTTGCAGCGGCGCAACCAGAAAGTCGTCGAGGAGTGCCCGGCCCCGGATCTGCCGGACGACGTGTCGCGCCGGTTGGTCGCGGCCGCGGTCGCGCTGGGCGAGTCGGTCCGGTACCGCTCCGCGGGCACGGTCGAGTTCGTCTACGACCCGGACCGCCGCCAGGAAGCGTTCCTGGAGGTGAACACGCGCCTGCAAGTCGAGCACCCGGTGACTGAGGCGGTGTACGGGATCGACCTCGTGGCGTGGATGCTCCGGCTGGCCGACGGGGACACGGCGATGTTCAGCGGTGTCCTGACGCCGCGCGGGCACGCCGTCGAAGCCCGTGTCTACGCCGAGGACCCCGACGAGGGACACCGGCCGAGCGCCGGATTGCTGACCGGCGTGCACTTCCCCGCCGGTGTCCGCGTGGACACGTGGGTGGAAGCTGGATCGACCGTGACCACCCATTACGACCCGCTGCTGGCCAAGGTGATCGTCACCGGGAACAGCCGTGAGGACGCGCTCGACCGGCTCGGTGACGCCCTCGCCGAAACCCGCGTCGACGGT
This window contains:
- a CDS encoding urea amidolyase associated protein UAAP2, whose amino-acid sequence is MTTVQNDVVLDTEVAARAPFSTVVKTGQVLSIIDLGGNQAVDFLAYDAGDTSKRYSAAVTIAAQRNIFLTTGSVLRTQEGAPLLTVVADTCGRHDTLGGACSKESNTLRYGQHTRHQHACVENFLTEGARWGLGKRDLVSNVNWYMNVPVEEDGTLGIVDGISAPGLEVQLRAETDTLVIVSNCPQINNPCNGFDPTPVRMVVTGGGAG